The genomic interval AACTGCCCTATCAGACCCTGCAATTCCATCTTCGAGCTCAGGTACAACTCAGGAGGATTCTGTGCTTGaagaagttcattttttatttctctcattctcttgaggaccttttctatttttaaaatggaatgattCTGTCCCAGGTCGAACGCGTGAGTAGTATCTGCTTCCTCTTCCAAATCCAAATATTTCAGTAATTTGTTGATATCTTCCACCACCTCGCGCCGGTAGTTCCTGATCTCCGTCCGCCCGCACACGTCCAGCGCGTCCAGGTCGGCGATCAGGCCCGAGAGCACACAGGAGAGGTGCCTGCAGGTCTCGGTACTGTTCACGCCCATGAGCAGCGCGATCAGGGTGCCCCTGGCCTTGTTCACCTCACACATCACCGAGTTGATTCTGGCGACGGAAGGATGGGCGTCCTCGGAGAGCGGCAGAGAAGGCTGCTTCTTCACGCAGTCTTCGATGATCTCCTGCACCGCGCAGATTTTGGTTAAGGTGTGATACCTCGCTTTCCGCAAGGAGATCTTCCCTCCGGTTTTGACGTGTGTCAGCCTCAGGATGATATCCTGGATGCCTTCTTCAAATTCGTCAGCCACACGGTTGCCCCCACTGTAAAAGGGCACAATCTTCTCCTTCACCAGGGACTGGGCTTCTTTAAAGATGTTCTCTATTTCGATCCGGTGGGGGTGGTTTGCGTTCTGCTCCAGCTCCTTGAGAAGACGCTCTGTCTCTTGGGCCGCCCTCTTCCTCGCTTGCTGAATATCTCCTTTTCCTTCAGTATCTACAGAATCTATTTCGAAAAGTTGTTTCGTTAGAAACCTCTCCAGTTTCTTGTAATTCTTGTCATCTGACAGACCACTGAAGCCAATTACTTGCTGTTCTATGCTTTTTACTTCCTTTTGGATTTCCTGAAGCCTACTGATAGCAGGATGTTGGTTTCCCATATCCATACTTTTGTTGTGTTCGGTTTTACaagcactataaaaaaaaaaattgacgaGAATGCCAAATTACACAACATTGCTACAGAAAGGTAACCGTATACTCATTTATTCTGAAATTCTCGTTAAAAAGATGTATTCAAGAAAAAGGGCCCATCATTACTGTGATCTAAGCAGCCATACTCAAGTAGAGACAGTGACCAATCCACTTTGCTGAAAAGCACCTTCACAGCGGTGATTAAGAGCAGacaggaggggcatctgggtggctcagtcattaagcctttgccttcggctcgggtcatggtcccagggtcccgccatcgagctccacatcgggctccctgctccgtgggagcctgcttctccctctccccctccccctgcttgtgctccctccaccgctctgtctctatcaaataataaaatcttaaaaaaataaaaaagcagatagGATACTGCAGTGGGGAATGAGCCGGAGCTCTGAGCCTGTGAATGTCCTGTGTCCTCAGCC from Mustela erminea isolate mMusErm1 chromosome 5, mMusErm1.Pri, whole genome shotgun sequence carries:
- the BAG5 gene encoding BAG family molecular chaperone regulator 5, coding for MDMGNQHPAISRLQEIQKEVKSIEQQVIGFSGLSDDKNYKKLERFLTKQLFEIDSVDTEGKGDIQQARKRAAQETERLLKELEQNANHPHRIEIENIFKEAQSLVKEKIVPFYSGGNRVADEFEEGIQDIILRLTHVKTGGKISLRKARYHTLTKICAVQEIIEDCVKKQPSLPLSEDAHPSVARINSVMCEVNKARGTLIALLMGVNSTETCRHLSCVLSGLIADLDALDVCGRTEIRNYRREVVEDINKLLKYLDLEEEADTTHAFDLGQNHSILKIEKVLKRMREIKNELLQAQNPPELYLSSKMELQGLIGQLDEVSLEKNPCIREARRRAVIEVQTLITYIDLKEALEKRKTLACEEHPSHKAVWDILGNLSEIQGEVLSFDGNRTDKNYIRLEELLTKQLLALDAVDPQGEEKCKAARKQAVKLAQNILSYLDLKSDEWEY